One Dermacentor albipictus isolate Rhodes 1998 colony chromosome 10, USDA_Dalb.pri_finalv2, whole genome shotgun sequence genomic window, GATATGTTTGGAAGCTGGGAATGTTTTAACATTTATGAAAACAAAACGTAATAATAAACATCACAACAACGTTCCTAGCCACAAGGAAAAATCTTAGAAAAACCATAAATCAACCATCATTTTCATGGTATTTGAATGATCGAAGCGGAAGACTTCTgaatagtaatttttgtaggaaacgtCATTGTAAACCAGGCTCACtttaaatattttcttttcttcttcaatCTTCGTAACTATTTTATTAACACCCATGCTAACGAATACCTGGCAAACACAGTTTTTATGTGCAGTGTTTTCTTGATATTGATTTCTTATGTTGTTGCATCTCTCTGTTCTAGCAGGATTTCTTCTTGCATTCTAAACAGAGTGATGCTTTGGAAGCTCCTTGTATTTAAAAACTGCTTGTCTGGTATTCGAACAACATTTGTCAAGTGCTGTAGACTCCTCGAGGGAGTAAGTTTACTGTGCTGGCTGGAAAGCACTTTGTTGTTGAAGCAGTACAAACCAACAGTTTTAAGTAGACTAATCTTCTATATGTAGAGTAGCAAACCAactgagctaaactggttaacctccctgcctttccctctccACGTTTTCCTTCCTTCAATCAACTGCTGCATCCCGGATTGTGCCTCTTCGTTCCATGAATACCATGAAAACGAGAGTCGCAACCCTAGTTACTCCACGTGAACACACGACTGCCTATTTTTGAAACAGCACTGTTGAACTGCCAGTGGCCTGATTTGTTCAAGTTGTATTATAACTGGAAGTGTTAAGGTATTAAGCCACGTTCGTAACACTGGCAACTGTACCCTGCTGAGCAATGTGCTCCCATCTTATTATTTATTTCCAAGTGGCGAATAAACCACAGCAATGACAGATGAACCTAACTGTCTGCAGTTATGCAAGAGATATCTACAAATACGGGGTTGTACTGGGACATtgccaaaacacagaaaacaaAATCGTGTTTGATACATTGCGCTCAAGCACGCCAGCCAATCACTACGCTGGACATACTAGTAGCAAAGGCGACTGGTCAATGACATTGTTCACTAACGAACGAGTTTTGTGAATTCAGCTCAACTTTTTCATATAATGAGATAGCTAGCCTTTCAGAAATGTGTCCATAACTGTCGTATAATTAGGGCATTCTCAGTCGTTGTTCTACCCAACATACCTTGTGCGCGCGTATCTTCTTTGATGATATAGTATTCTTTTATTTTCGTGCTAGTGGTCAGACATTTCAGCCTTCCATTTCGCCTGACAGTCAGTCACAAGCATCGCACTTGATCAACGGAGCTAGTCTGACGCATCAGTACATTCGAAGAAGCACTGCAGGTACTAAATATATACCTGTCCTACTTTTTCTGCCCTGCAttcaaacacaaaaaaaaatgtttcatggtTGATTCGATATTAGTGCCAGTTTTTTACTGTATACTCATATTCGATTCAATTCGGCAACATCAGTGCTGCAACACAACTATTTTCATTGTCAGTACAGTTTCCGGTAAACTGCCATCACCTTTAAAAGAGTTGAATGTTGTACTAGGTAATATTTTGACGTGAGAACCATCGTGAAATAGCGCGCTACGTCTCCCTTCAGTTGTGCCGTGCCACTGCACACTATTTCAAGATTGTTCTCATGTGAGCCCCTCTTAAACGCCGCACGTACCCATGAGTGTCTCCAAGCTGCAGCCATCAAAAACTGTGCATCGCGGCAGCTCCAGCATACTCGGCGATAGTCCAGCTTCTTTGAGCAgtttcgaagcgtattcgatgcGTTCGCAGTCGTCCATGTCTTGCGTTACTGGAACGAAGCGGTCGATCACCTACGTGGTGAAATAAGGGAGATGCTCGTTGTAGCACATGTTCTCacaaatgaataataaaagcaagcATTAGCCCTTTCAGCATAGGTGCTACGTACTGCcgcttttcgttgttttgtctTTGTGCGACGTCACCCTATGCCATAAAACTGTATGAGCACCTTTTATCAAATGGCCAGGGAAACGGAGCTAGTCTAATGCATCAATTTAATATACGTGACATCAGTACTTCACTTGAATTTCGTAGAAGTCTTACGCAATCTCATTGGTATACTGCATACTCTGCATTCTCAAATTGCTTTTGTTGCTTTAGGCTACCTCAGGAAAAACAAGTCGCAGAACTGTGACACCTCTTTTCAATACGTCTAAAACTTCAGCCTTCAATTCACACTTCGGCAATTTCCGCATAGAAACGTCACCTATCGACAAAAGGCGAGTCAACAGCGGTGGACATGGAAGAAAGACAAAAAGGCATTTGTGCACCATGTGGTTTGTTTAGACGGCACAACCTTCGGGACTGACCCGCATTTTCTGACTGCACTACTTACTTGATCGGCGCATATTTTTCCCCGAGCAGTGCCACAATTTCTCTTCCGGCTTTATGCACGCTCAGTTTAAACGAGCGCATCTGGGttatttcattcattttttcGCTAGTTACGCAATATTATTACTCCGTACATAGTTCTACGCAAGCTTGGTGCGTCTTTATTGCTAAAAACTTCATTTTGAGGCCGTTTTTATTGTCCTAAGTAGATTAGAAGGTCTTAAATTGTCTACTGACGACACAAAAACAGCCAGACACCCAGATACCACAAACCCCAAGTCTACCTGAACTCTTAAAAAACGACCTTGCATTTAAAAAACATGGGAATCTTAGATCTGAAGTAGAGCAAGCAACTTCAGGTCTCTGTTGCAAACGTTTCCATTGACATGTGTGCTTCTTCCTCATGCATCGGTGCCTCAGGTGTACGTTGAGAGAAaggcaaaaggaaaaaaagacaaCTAGGTTAAGAAGAACCAGAATATGTTTTGTAACCCTAAACCAAAGGACGGGGGAGGAGTAGAAAGATAAGGACATTGAGAGAAAGACACACACCACACAGGCGCAAGATCATAGCCGGCCATGATTGCTGCATACGACCACACCAGAGAAAAGCCGTTAGAACGGGTAAGTGTTAAATCAGCTTGGGCCGGTTTGTGCACTTAAGTATAGTAACGATCCTTTCCCAGCCCTATTCCATGATAATTTATATGGTTTAGAGAGTAGGTGCCCCGAAGTGATTTATTCTGGAAATAGTCTGTGAAGAACGCGAGCTAACGCAGTCGCGAGCAATCGTACTTGGACGCGAGGGTCGAAGAACTTTCACACAAAATGTGTTCGTCTCCTCACGACCACAGTTTATAAACTTAAGCTAACTAGACATGTATACTACATACCATGGTTAAGCCATTGTATCCTGTGACGCTGTACTGAGGCGCCACATAGCGTGTACTTAGTGTGCGGTGGTGATTGCATTCGACATGTATATGCACATGTTCgcaatttttttcctcttttcagCATTCATTAGACAGATGAAACAGGGGAAAGCGACAGGGAAGCTGGTTCACCGCCCTCTTACAAATACTATAAGATTACTTTAATATCGCTTGAAAAATATTGTGCAGTTACACATCTCCGATAGACACGAATAAGGGGTCGAACCGAGTGCTTAATTTTTGTTAGTCATAACCATAATCTCGGACGCTTATGTGGCATACAACATGCTTCAACCAAAAACCTTCGACAACTGGTGTGAACCCTCCCGCATAATTCACTATCGTAAGCAATATTCTGCAGTGCCTACCGGTGCGTACTTGCTCCACCGCTCAATTTTGGTGATGTTGCGGCAGACGTCCATGGCTTGGAGGGAAGCATGGAATACCAGGAGACACTCCCCTCCAGGCTTCAGGAGCCGAGCCACGTTCTTCAAAGCAGCCGGCTGATTGAGCGCCCAGTGCAGACAGTGGAACGAGTAGACCCTGTCGAAAGCACCATACTCGCCTAGTAATGTGAAAGAGAAACAAGTCGCAGTCTCACCCGAACTGGGGAGCATCGCATGCGGTAGCAAATTATTAGTTATggaaagtaaggatagtagttttattggccgtataaacttctaagcattcgcttactaactaaagtaGCGAGCATCATGTTAGACAGGCACTAGCaatcatgaacacatctcacccgaTGACCGTGGAtcctcgctgtgaaaacgctggcgggaggaagcgcggcagcagcaacgagcgaatcgAACATTGTGCTGCATCTTGATTCAACGAAGAGTAAGtgacaagaacacagcgcacacgaagctatgagcACGAGACGcgctctgtccccatcgcagatcgctttcaaaatagagCCCACGTGACCGCATGAGGCCGCGCcatacgccgccgccgccgctgaagTAAAAGGCCCCTCGCCCTTCCCCCTTCGGTGTGTTGCGCGCGGTAGAAGACGGCGCGCATCCCACCCCCTCCCACTCTCGTCCATTGCGCGTGCGACAACGAGCCGCTATAATCGCATCACCATCGCACGGTttaactcgcacatacagcatacggtgcgcggcgactATGTTACTGCACTTGAAGTTTATACGGGAACTCACGGAGATGCCGACGGCAATGACGACGGCGGAAGGGCGCCTGGATTGTCCATATACTTGTAATAAATCCTATTATTACATCACATCAAATGAGTTCATTTCCTCGGAGACCCTACTGTGCAGTATaacataataatatttggggctttacgtgccaaaaccactttctgattatgaggcacgccgtagtagaggactccggaaattttgaccacctggggttctttaacgtgcacctaaatctaagcacacgggtgttttcgcccatcgaaatgcggccgccgtggccgggattcgatcccgcgacctcgtgctcagcagcccaacaccatagccactgagcaaccacggcgggtgcagtaTAACATAAGGGTTGCGCTCCGAGATGGTCGCGTTTTGTCAGTGACTCAAAAATATTTTCAGTTCATCTTTCAGAAACTTGACGGAGAGGGGGTTGAAGTAATTTGGTCGGAAAGGCCATTTCATTCGGATGCTGCGTGTGGGAAAAAACGATGAGTATAATGCCAGAGTACGAGCACATCTGCGTGACACTTGAAGTTCATGCCTGGTGCGATTGGGGCAAAATATAATATGGATGACAAAGAAAGCTAGGAGAACATCTTATTAAGCAAAGACAACGGTTGTAATGCGACGGCGAAGATAAATACTCGACAAACCAGATTCTGCCTTTAATGATGACACGTTAGCGTTATATTCATGAACAGATAGGAGGAATGCCGCGGTTCTGAACTGTTTATAAAGCACGTGCGACGTTTGATTGTTGCGACGTGCAAATGACGGGTACAGACTCAAACACTTGTCTAACTAGCGATTTATAAACGAGAAGCGTTACGTGTCCGGGTGGCATGGCGTTAGGTAGCGTTTCAAGAAACCTAGCTATTTACTGGCAAATGAGATAAAGCTAGCGATATGCGTATGCCAGGACACAATGTGACACCTAAGTACTTGAAGTAGTTAATGGTGTCTACAGAAACTTCATACGTACGGAAAGTGAAGAGGATTCAGAGCGACAGGGGACCGAATACACATTTGCACTTATTGGAGTTGATTGTCATTAAGCATCGTTACTATTTTGGTTCCTCTTTAAGATCTATTCCGTCAAGTTTGTCGGCCAAAGGCGTTAGTGTTGGTGTGCTAGATGGCGCAGTCAGCACGTGAGTAAAGGAAAGTGTAATTAATCTCCATTATGTTTACTGCAACATCCGACTGGTCGAGGAATATGTCTTAGCTCTCTGTTATTGTCTGACCCAGCATGTGCTTCGTTCCACATTACGTTCCAAGTGTTTCGCACCACGGTTAGAGTGTGTGCGTTGCTTTATTTCCCTTCCGGGCTGCCTCTGTATTGAGCGCTATGATACGTGCAGTGCTGTGTCTGGATGCGGCAAAgctcatcgcgctctacttaAGATTATTGGGTCTAACGTCCTGACACAGCACATGACTACGAGGCATGCCGCAGAGGAGGGCTCCGCATTCATTTTGACCCcttcgagtttttttttatgtactccCAAAGCTGCGTACATGGACGTTACTTAAATTCCACCCTAATCGAATTTGAGGTCCGCAGCTTGGAAACGAACCTCGACCTCGTACAAAgaagggcgggggagggggggagaggtgAGTACGCCATAGCCAATGAGCTATCACACGGGTCGAGATGCTTTTCCCACTTTTACGGAGAAACTGACCCAGTTTCCTTGTAGGGCATTTTAAAGCGAACAGCTTCCTTTGACTCTTTCAttttcggtggtggtggtggccgcACTCGCCGAAAAAAGTGTTTGTTCATTCGCTTGTTCAGTCTCTCTCCACCCCTCTCGCGCTCTCATTTGCTCTCTCGCTTGTTCATTCGTTCGTTCCGGCTGTTCGCTTAGATTCACAATCATCGccgctttccttttcttcttcagatttttttttttgcaaatgacgAGACATGAGGCGTTTTTATGCTTATTTGTATCTTTCGTTATTTGTGGACATGCGGTGATGCATTCTTACAGCGAAATCTGCATATGAGTAGCCTTCCTTAGTTTTTTTGGTGTCCgccaacagaaacggacttagggattgctaacaaacccatacgggtgcagtgtgGTGGCGCAGATGTCGAAGTGCGGAACtaattagaacgctcgccgtgaacaacaTCGTGACGTCAAGGTTACCGCAGTAGAGAGGTATCGGCACTCAAAACAGCTGCATTGACAATGGGGCGGACACATATACATAGCTTGTACACCCGAAGAATAACATGCTTACagggagcgccggagggaacagcaaagAGAATGTAAATGGCGCCGGCGTGAAACGATGACCGACGAACAACGTTCTCGCGATgttgaacgaaaacgacaatcgtgAGACCGGGCACCTCCGAATgtgcaacgacgccagactcgcaaggaaaaaaatgacaaccattccactctatgaagatggaatggcagtggaagcactttgcttttcgtttgagagctttgactgtcgtcagctttcgctaccattccatcttcacagagcggaatggttGACATTCTTTTTATCCAACTGCAGTAGTCTGCTCTTTATCGTCGTTTTACTTCAGTATTTGCGATCTATCAACTTGTTGATAGATCGCAAATAGATTgcaacgctgtcgccgacagtcgacagaccgaaatcggtgttgtattggcctagtgtgagtgagtcTTTACGGTTTCTAACTAAATGACAGCCTGTGTTTCGTTTCATAATCTGCACGTTCATCTTATCGTCTAGCGCTGTTTCCTTTCCCAATGCTTAAATACCAAACTGCCCACTTTGTCATTGCATTGAAGTATTGAAACTGCATGCTGTCAGCTATCCCTAGTAACTTCTATCGGTGTAAAAGAAAACTGTTTCAGAAATTACCAAAGATTATTGATAGAATAAGGGAAGCCTATGCTGATTTATGCTGTATGGTACTGTACTTTCCTGTCTCATTTAAAAGGAATCTTACTTTGCCTTCCTTAAAGAGAAACTAGTTTATTTCGTGGTTCGTTAACTTTTCATAGCAGTGCGCTTTTATTTCCACATAGCCCTATGTATCATTTCTTTTAATAAGCTCAGTTTTATGCCTCAGTGTTCTTGTTTAAGCAGGAAAACATATCGCTGAGCCCTTAGTGGACTTTTTAGTACGCTGGAGTGAAGAACTACCACCCCTCCTGTGGTAGATAGTTGTTGAAACCAAGTATTAACTTATTAATTGCTATACAGTTGTAACGCAAATAGCATTTCATTCCGTTTTGTGACGATGTATTCTCCTTAcctaggaaaaagaaaacagtagcgCAATAAAACTAGGACGAGGCGAATACACAGGGCTGGTGTGTATTCTCTGCACttctgttcatttcttttttgcactagtctttctttttttcttagtcaTGAACTAATTCGACCAAGAAACTGTTTCACCAAGTGCACTCTGCATTGTCAGATGTAAAGGTGAACACGCTCTAATTTTCCTCGACGCCGAATGCTGGCTTTGAACGCTTTCTGGGGGTTACGGGGCAGACAAATATTTCGTTGCGTCACCTAGGAGATCCACGACTTGTTCGTCGACAGTGATGTCTAGCTTTCTGAACTCCAGCGCATCGTGGACGCAGTTACTCCTGGCGTAGTCGATCATGTCCGCCGACAAGTCCACGGCCACCATCCCCCGGCATGGCAGGCATCGAGGAAGGAGGCACTCCCGCGTGAACTCTCCAGTGCCGCAGCCGAGGTCCAGAAACTGTTGCGTCTCGTCGGGCTCTCGACGGAACAGGGCCTGGCAGAAGTCCAGAACCCAGTTGCTGAACTTCCTCTGGAAGCCGTTATTATGCGCATAGTACTGCGGGGTGAAAAGAACCGGAGTGTCGATGTCTTTGTTCTCGCGGGCAGGGGAGGGGCCACCTTGTTCTGCGGCCTTCGTGCTTGAATCGTCCGATGTGCTTTCCATCGCGGCCTTGGTGTGCACTGAAATATTAATTAAAAATGAGCGCCTCTTCTTAATGGCAAAGATGGGGTAAATTTACTTAGGAGAAAGGGCATCAGGACCAGAcgcattcctctagccagctacctTTCGAAAAGGTTAAGGGCAGAgggaaataaaggaaaaaaatattgatCACGAGGAGGCCAAAAAGGAGGATCACATGACAGGCGGGTTCGTTTGTAACTTGGGAGTCCAATATCTCACGTTTTTGCTAATTGCACAGGGCCTGGATGTCTTAAAATGCTCAAATGCCACTGAATGCTGAGTTACCACTCAGCATTCAGAGAACCAGGGCTTCTCTTTTAAGCCTACTGATGCTGTGTTCGAAAAATACCAAAGGATTAGATCCAGTGTTGGGCATTATGAAATGATAGAACACGATGGGTGACAATACTAGAGAAGAAGCCATTGCTGCAGCAGATGAAGTTGCGAGCATTTCTTCTTTTATCTTAGAtaaatgttttatttcttttttcaattgtttCGTGTCACCTAGCTGGTAGGCAACACATGAATCTCGGCTAGACATATTGTCTCTCAGGCTAACCTCCCAGCATTTGTTGAAATAAATTCTTTAGAGATAGAGAGATGAAAGTGATCACTCTGACAACTGTGATACCATGGCCGAATCATTAGTGAAGATACTTTTTTTCTACGTGTTACAGATCTTTtgttctggtatatatatatatat contains:
- the LOC135912266 gene encoding juvenile hormone acid O-methyltransferase-like isoform X1, whose protein sequence is MLQHNRRNREPGSQKTAVVHTKAAMESTSDDSSTKAAEQGGPSPARENKDIDTPVLFTPQYYAHNNGFQRKFSNWVLDFCQALFRREPDETQQFLDLGCGTGEFTRECLLPRCLPCRGMVAVDLSADMIDYARSNCVHDALEFRKLDITVDEQVVDLLGEYGAFDRVYSFHCLHWALNQPAALKNVARLLKPGGECLLVFHASLQAMDVCRNITKIERWSKYAPVIDRFVPVTQDMDDCERIEYASKLLKEAGLSPSMLELPRCTVFDGCSLETLMGVYITLNPVADILPDEEKMAAVKDTVELIRTMHSSDDDKARYRVYVIKASKM
- the LOC135912266 gene encoding juvenile hormone acid O-methyltransferase-like isoform X2, with protein sequence MTGVHTKAAMESTSDDSSTKAAEQGGPSPARENKDIDTPVLFTPQYYAHNNGFQRKFSNWVLDFCQALFRREPDETQQFLDLGCGTGEFTRECLLPRCLPCRGMVAVDLSADMIDYARSNCVHDALEFRKLDITVDEQVVDLLGEYGAFDRVYSFHCLHWALNQPAALKNVARLLKPGGECLLVFHASLQAMDVCRNITKIERWSKYAPVIDRFVPVTQDMDDCERIEYASKLLKEAGLSPSMLELPRCTVFDGCSLETLMGVYITLNPVADILPDEEKMAAVKDTVELIRTMHSSDDDKARYRVYVIKASKM
- the LOC135912266 gene encoding juvenile hormone acid O-methyltransferase-like isoform X3; protein product: MESTSDDSSTKAAEQGGPSPARENKDIDTPVLFTPQYYAHNNGFQRKFSNWVLDFCQALFRREPDETQQFLDLGCGTGEFTRECLLPRCLPCRGMVAVDLSADMIDYARSNCVHDALEFRKLDITVDEQVVDLLGEYGAFDRVYSFHCLHWALNQPAALKNVARLLKPGGECLLVFHASLQAMDVCRNITKIERWSKYAPVIDRFVPVTQDMDDCERIEYASKLLKEAGLSPSMLELPRCTVFDGCSLETLMGVYITLNPVADILPDEEKMAAVKDTVELIRTMHSSDDDKARYRVYVIKASKM